A window of Streptomyces profundus genomic DNA:
CAGGAAGTCCAGCCGTTCGCCGGTGGCCTCGCAGTGCGCCAGCAGGGCGCGAGCCACCACGGGGACGAACTCCGCGCAGTCGACCCGTTCCTGACGCATCGTCCGGTAGAGGGAGGCGGCGTTGAAGAGCAGCTCGCGGCCGACCAGCACCAGCCGGCCGCCGGAGCAGAGCGCGCGCACGGTGTCCCCGGTGAACACGTCGAACGACGGCGACGCCATCTGGAGATGGACCGACACCTCGCTCTCCAGCCGGTACTCGGCCCGCCAACCCGCGTACGCCGAGGCCAGGTTGCGGTGGCTGACCGCCACCGCCTTGGGCCGCCCGGTGGATCCCGAGGTGTAGATGACATAGGCGGGGGAGTCCGGCGCGTCGCCCTCCCCGACCGGCGGCCCGGGATCGTGCGCCACCGGCTCCTCCAACGTGCTCAACGGCACCACGGCACCGGGCAGTTCGAGCGTCGAACCGTCGCCGACCAGGGTCCGGGCGGCGCCGGCGGCCCGCGCCATATAGGCGAGCCGCTCCGCCGGGTACTCCGGGTCGAGGGGCAGATAGGCGCCACCCGCCTTGAGCACCGCCAGCAGCGCCACCAGCAGCTCGGGCGACTTCGGCAGGCAGAGCGCGACCACCGTGCCCCGCACCACCCCGTGCTCCCGCAGCCGGTGCGCCACCACATTGGCCCGCCCCTCCAACTCCCGGTAGGTCAGCCGGCGCACCGCGCCCGACTCGGCCGGCGCCACCACCGCCACCCGGTCGGGGCCCTGGGCCACGGCCCGTTCGAAGAGCCGGTGCACCGGCTCCGCGCAGTCCACGCGCTGCCCGGCGCCGCTGAACTCGGTGAGCAGCCGCCGCCGTTCGGCCGCGCCCAGCATCGGCAGCCGCGCCGTGGACGCCTCGCCCCGCGCCCGCGTCAGGCCGTCGAGGAGCTGGGTGTAGTGGTCCGCCATCCGGCGCACCGTCTCCGCCCCGAACAGGTCCGAGTTGTACTTCAGCACGCAGTGGAACCGGCCGTCCGCCGCCTCCTCGTACGCGGAGAGCGTGAGGTCGAACTGGCCTTCCTCCTCCGGGAGTTCGATGTACTCCAGGCGGTAGCCGTACCTCTCCGTCGCCACCTTGTGGTGCAGCAGGATGAACATCGCCTGGAACACCGCGGACCGGCTCGGGTCATGGCGCAGGCCAAGACGCTCCACCAGCAGCGTGAACGGGTACTCCTGGTGGTCGAGCCCGCCCAGCACCGTCTCCCTGACCTGCGCCAGCAGTTCGGCGACCGTCGGTTGCCCGGACAGGTCGGCGGTCAGCGGCAGCGGGTTGACGAAGTAGCCGTAGACCGAGGCGAACTCCTCCTCGGTGCGCCCGGTCACCGGGCTGCCCACCACGATCCGTTCCTGGCCCGAGTAGCGGTGCAGCAACAGGTAGTAGGTCGCCAACAGCACCATGAACACGGTGGTGTTGTGCTCGGTGGCCAGCGCGTGGGTGCGGGCGCTCAGCTCCGCGTCCAGCACGAAGAACTCCGAGGCGCCGTTGTGGGTCTGAACCGGCGGACGGGGCCGGTCCGTCGGCAGTTCGAGCACCGGCGTCTCGGCGGGCAGCCGATCCCGCCAGTAGGCGAACATCCGCTCGGCCTCAGGACCCGCGAGGAACGCGTTCTGCCAGTTGAGGAAGTCCAGATAGCGGGTGGTCAGCGGCTCCAGCTCGCCGGCGCCGCCCTGCCGCAGGTCCTCGTAGACCGCCAGCAGCTCCTCGATGAAGACGAAGGTGGAGATCGCGTCCGAGACGATGTGGTGCACCGCCTTGGTGATGATCCACCGGTCGTCGGCCCGGCGCAGCAGCCGCAGCCGCACCAGCGGGTCCCGCTCCAGGTCGTAGGGCCGGCGGTACTCCCGGATGATCAGCTGGTAGATCGCCTCCCACGGCTGCCCGGCGACATCGAAGATCGCGCTGTCCTCGCGCGCCTCCGGCGAGATCCGCGCCTCGGGAACGCCGTCCCGCAGCGCGAAGTTGGCACGCAGCGACGGGTGCCGGGCGAGCAGCCGGCGGTACGCCTCCAGCATCAGCGCCGGGTCGAGCTCGGCCCGCACCTCCACGGCGCCGCCGATGTTGTAGGCGAAGCCCTCCGGGTTGAGCTGCTTGAGGAACCAGAGCGCCTTCTGGTTCTGCGTCAGCGGATAGCGGCTCTCGTCGGTGTACACCTCCACCGCCGCCGAGGCCACCTCCGCGCCCCGGCCCGCGAGCCGCTCCAGCAGGGCGTCGCCCAGCCGCTCCATCAGCTCCCGCGCGCTGGCGCCGCCAAGCAGCGCCACCACGGGCAGCGCCACGCCCAGCTCGGTATGCAGCCTGGCCCGCAGCTCCATCGCCAACAACGAGTCCAGGCCCAGCAGTTGCAGGCTCAGCTCCGGATCGAACCGGTCCGCTGGGACGCGCAGCACCGCGCCCACCACGGCGGTGAACCGCTCCGTCAGCAGCCGCCCGCGCTCCGCCTCGTCCGCCGCGCCGAAGGCGTCCAGGAAGCTGCCCGACTCGCCGTGCCCCGTCGTCTCGCCGGCCGCGGCAAGCTCCTCGACCAGCCTCGGCGGCGTCGGATACCAGGCCAGGAAGGTGGGCCAGTCCACCACCGTCGCCACCAGCAGCTGGGCGACGTCCTGCCCGATGATCCGCTCCAGCACGGCCATCCCGGCCTCGGGCGACAGGGAGGACATGCCCCGGCTGTGCCGGTAGTGGTCGACCAGCCCCAGCTCCTCGATCATGCCGGTGGCCCACGGGCCCCAGTCCACGCTCAGCGCGGGCAGCCCCAGCGCCCTGCGGTGGTGCGCCAACGCGTCCAGAAAGGCGTTGCCCGCCGCGTAGTTGGTCTGCCCCGCCGTCGGCAGCCAGGCCGCCACCGAGGCGAAGAGCACGAAGTGCTCCAGCGGCTCGTCCGCCAGCCGCCGGTGCAGCGCCCAGGCGCCGCGCACCTTCGGGTCGTGCACCGCGTCGAACGCCGCCCGGTCCATCTCGGGGACCAGGGTGTCGCGCACCTGGCCCGCCAGATGGAAGACGCCCCGGATCGGGGGCAGCGCCTGTGCCCGGTGCTCGGCCAGCCAGCCGGCCACCGCCGCCTCGTCGGTGACATCCACGGCCGCCACCAGCACCTGGACGCCCAGCGCCTCCAACTCCCGTACGAACCGCACTCGTTCGGCGGCGTCCGGGGAGAGCCTCGGATCCCGCCAGTCGGCGCGGGCCGGCAGCGGGGTGCGGCCCAGCAGCACAAGCCGCCGCGCCCCGCGCGTCGCCAGCGTCCGGCACAGCAGCCGGCCCAGCGCGCCGAAGGCGCCCGTCACCAGATAGCAGCCGTCCGCGCGCAGCCGCAGCGGCAACGGCCGGGTGAGCCCCTCGGCCGGCCGCAGCCGGCAGGTGAACCTGCGCCCGCCGCGCAGCGCCACCTCGTCCTCGTCCGCGCTCGCGATCTCCGCGAGCAGCGCCTCGGCCTCCACCCTGGGCTCGGCCGGTGCCAGCGCCGCCAGGTCGATCAACTTGCCACGCCAGTCCGTGAGTTCCTGGTGCCCCAGGACCCGGCCCAGGCCCCAGGCGCGGGCTCCGAGCGGCGTCACCCGATCCCCGGCGAGCACCGCCTGGGTGCCCCGGGTGACCAGATGCAGCCGGCCGCTCCCACCGTCGGCCAGCAGCTGGCGGGCCAGCACCACCAGGCGGTAGGCGCCGGCCGACGCGTCCGCCGGCAGCGGCCCCGCCGGGTCGGACGCGGGCGGTTCGGTGTCCCACAGATGCAGCACGGCGTCGAAGCCGCCGCCGGTCTCGGCGAAGAGCCGCGCCAGTTCCTCGGCCGAGCCGGGAGCCAGCACCGACTCCCCGGTCACCGGATCGCGCCGGTACGCCCCGCCAGGCCGCACCAGCTCGCAGTGGCCGCCCTGCTCCGCCACCAGCTTGGCCAGCGCGTCCCCCACCCCGCCGGGCGCGTCGGCGAAGACCAGCAGCCGGCGCGGCACCGCCGCCGACTCCACGGCGAGCGTGGGCAGTTCACTCCAGTCCGCGGTGCACAGCCAGCTGTCGACGGTCGCGGTGGTGACCGTGCCGCCGGCCCGTTCCACGTCCTCGGCGCGGAAGCCGCTGACCGCGCCGAGCGGCGCCCCGTCGTCCCCGTGGATCGTCAGCTCGCCGACCAGCCGCTCGGGCGTCCGCTCCGTGACCGTGGCCCGTACCCAGACCGGCCGGTCGTCCACCTGGGCGAGGCGCACCTCGCCGATGGCCAGCGGCAGTCGGACGCCGGCGCCCTCGCGCCGTTCCTCCAGGATGGTGGGCGTGAGCAGGGTCTGGAAGCAGGAGTCCAGCAGCACGGGATGCATCTGGTGCCCGGCGCCGCCACCGCCCGCCGCGGCCGGCAGCCGCACCCGCGCGAGGGCCTCGTCCGGCCCGATCCACACCTCCTCGATGCCCTGGAACGCCGGCCCGTAGTGGTAGCCCAACTCGGCCAGCGCCGCGTAGCACTCCGGACCCGTGCGGTGCGCGGTGGCCCGTGCGCGTACCGCGTCCGCGTCCAACGGGCCGGCGAGCGGCCTGGGTTGACCCGTGCGCACGGTGCCGGTCGCATGCACGGAGGGTTCGGTCTCCGAGACGGTGGTCACGGCGAAGGCCGCCGATCCGGCGGCGAACGAGAGCCGCACGGTCGGTGGTCGGTCCTCCGGCAGGAAGAGCGCCTTGCGCAGCTCCACCTCGGCCAGCGCCGTCTGCGCGCCACCGCTCAGCGTCCGCACCGCCTGGGCCGCCATCTCCAGATAGCCGGCGGCGGGGAAGAGCGCGTTGCCCTGGATGCGGTGGTCCCGCAGATAGGGCGTCGACTCCGGGTCGAGCCTGACCTCCCAGGTCGGCTCCGCGCCGGCGAGCCGGCGGCCGAGCAGCGGATGGTCCACCTCGCCGCGTCGCACCCGGGCGAACTGCTCGGGCTCCGCCCAGTAGCGGTCCCGCCGCCACGGGTAGCGCGGCAACGGCACCTGGCGGCCCGCCGGTTGCAGCCCGTGCCAGTCCACCTCGAACCCGAGCGTGAAGAGCGCGCCCAGGCTCCGGGTGAATCGTTCGGTCTCGTCCTCCTGCCGGCGGATGGACGGCAGCGCGAGCCCCGGCACCTCGCGGCGCGCCAGGCATTCGCCGATCGAGTGGCTGAGGACCGGATGCGGGCCGATCTCAAGGAACAGCTCGAAGCCGTCGTCGACCAGGCGGTCGACGGCCGCCTGGAACCAGACGGTGTCCCGCACGTTGTGCCACCAGTAGTCGGCGTCCAGCTCCTCGCCGCGCGCCACCGCGCCGGGCAACGCCGTCAGATAGAGCGGCAGTTGGGCGCGGTGCGGCTTGATATCGGCCAGGGCGTCGCGCAGCTCGTCCTCGATCAGCCCCATGCCGGCGCTGTGGTACGGCACGGTCACGGCGAGCCGGCGGGCGAAGATCTGCTCGCCCGCGAGCTGTTGGGCCAGCTCGTCGAGCGCCGCCTCGTCCCCGGCCAGGGTGATCGCGCCCGGGCTGTTGACGGCGGCCAGATCGATCCGGCCGGCGTGGGAGCGGACCCGGCGCGCGGCCTCGGCCTCGGTGAGGCCGACCGCCAACATCCCGCCGGTGCCGACCAGTCGGTGCTGGAGCCGGCTGCGGTGCAGCGCCACGGTGACCGCGTCGGCCAGGGTGTAGACGCCCGCCTCGTAGAAGGCGGCGATCTCCCCCGTGCTGTGCCCGACGACCGCGTCGGGGGTCACGCCCCGGCTGCGCCAGAGCGCGGCCAGCGCGATCTGTAGCGCGAAGTTCGCCGGCTGGGCCAGCCAGGTCTCCGCCATCCGGGAGTCCGCCTCGTCGGCCAGCAGCTCGTCCCGGAGCGACCAGTCGGCCAGCCGGGAGAACTCCTGGTCACAGCGGTCGATCACCTCGCGGTAGACCGGTTCCTCGGCGTAGAGCCGGCGGCCCATGCCCCACCACTGCGGGCCCATTCCGGTGAACACCCAGACGAGCCGGCGGCGCAGCCCCTCCCGGCGCTGACCCGTGACGACCAGCGGGTGTGGCTCGCTGGCGGCAGCGGCGGTCAGTGCCTCGTCCAGCTCCTCGGGTGAGGAGTAGGCCACCGCCATCCGGTGGTCCAGATGCTCCCTGCGATGCGCCAAGGTGTGGGCGACATCGGTCAGTTGACTGGCCGTCAGCTCCGCTTGGAGGGAGCCGGCCAGCTCGGGGAGCGCCTCGGCCGCGCGGGCGGTCAGCGGCAGCAGGGTGTGGCGGGGCGGTTCGGCGACCGGCTCGACCGGGGGCGCGGGCGGGGGTTCCTCCAGCAGCACATGGGCGTTGGTGCCGCCGAAGCCGAAGGCGTTGACGCCGGCTCGCGCCGGGCCCCGGTGCGGGGGCCAGGGGGTGGCCTCCAGCGGGATGCGGAAGGGCGGTCCGTCGGCGGTGATCCTGGGGTTGACCGTCCGCAGGTTGATCTGCGGGGGTATGACGCCGTGCTTGAGGGCCAGCGCCGTCTTGATCAGTCCGGCGATGCCGGCGGTCGACTCGGTGTGCCCGATGTTGGCCTTGACCGAGCCGACATAGGCGGGGTCGCCCTCGGCGCGGCCGACGGACAGGGCGCGGCCCAGCGCCTCGGCCTCGATCGGGTCGCCGACGGCCGTCGAGGTGCTGTGCGCCTCGACGTACTGGAGGTCGCCAGGGGTGATGCCGGCGCGGGCGCAGACCTCCTGGATCAGCTGGACCTGCGCGTCGGCGCGCGGCACGGTGATACCGCTGGTGTGGCCGTCCTGGTTGACGCCGCTGCCGATGATCACGGAGTGGATCTGGTCGCCGTCGGCCAGCGCGTCCGCCAGCCGTTTGACCGCGATCAGGGCGACGCCCTCGGCCCGCACATAGCCGTCCGCCTCGGCGTCCATCGGCCGGGAGAGCCCGGCGGGGGAGAGGAACCCGCCCTTCGTCTCGGCGATGGTGTATTGCGGCGCGCTGTGCAGCAGGGTGCCGCCGGCCAGCGCCAGCCGGGTCTCGCCCCTGGCGAGGCTCTGGCAGGCCAGATGGACGGCGACCAGGGAGGAGCTGCACGCGGTGTCGAGGGAGACGCTGGGCCCCCGGAAGTCGAAGCAGTACGAGATCCGGTTGGACACCATCGTCATCATGGTGCCGGTGGCCGTGTGCGCGGCCAGGGTCTCGAAGTCGAGACCGGCGAACTGGAGGATCTTGTAGTCCAGGGTGAACGCGCCGACGAAGACGCCCACATCGGTGCCGGCGAGGCTGCCGGGACGTTGCCCGGCGTCCTCCAGGGCCTCCCAGGCGACTTCGAGCAACTTCCGCTGCTGCGGGTCGAGTTGGGCGGCCTCGCGGGGGCT
This region includes:
- a CDS encoding non-ribosomal peptide synthetase/type I polyketide synthase; the protein is MKDTFPVPGNSDSGSDKNLDENPDRSADRYAVIGIGCRFPGGANDHRSYWRNLLAGRDCLTPTPRSRYDVRTLGSTDKDKPGRLVGGRGGYIDGFDEFDPAFFGISPREAAQLDPQQRKLLEVAWEALEDAGQRPGSLAGTDVGVFVGAFTLDYKILQFAGLDFETLAAHTATGTMMTMVSNRISYCFDFRGPSVSLDTACSSSLVAVHLACQSLARGETRLALAGGTLLHSAPQYTIAETKGGFLSPAGLSRPMDAEADGYVRAEGVALIAVKRLADALADGDQIHSVIIGSGVNQDGHTSGITVPRADAQVQLIQEVCARAGITPGDLQYVEAHSTSTAVGDPIEAEALGRALSVGRAEGDPAYVGSVKANIGHTESTAGIAGLIKTALALKHGVIPPQINLRTVNPRITADGPPFRIPLEATPWPPHRGPARAGVNAFGFGGTNAHVLLEEPPPAPPVEPVAEPPRHTLLPLTARAAEALPELAGSLQAELTASQLTDVAHTLAHRREHLDHRMAVAYSSPEELDEALTAAAASEPHPLVVTGQRREGLRRRLVWVFTGMGPQWWGMGRRLYAEEPVYREVIDRCDQEFSRLADWSLRDELLADEADSRMAETWLAQPANFALQIALAALWRSRGVTPDAVVGHSTGEIAAFYEAGVYTLADAVTVALHRSRLQHRLVGTGGMLAVGLTEAEAARRVRSHAGRIDLAAVNSPGAITLAGDEAALDELAQQLAGEQIFARRLAVTVPYHSAGMGLIEDELRDALADIKPHRAQLPLYLTALPGAVARGEELDADYWWHNVRDTVWFQAAVDRLVDDGFELFLEIGPHPVLSHSIGECLARREVPGLALPSIRRQEDETERFTRSLGALFTLGFEVDWHGLQPAGRQVPLPRYPWRRDRYWAEPEQFARVRRGEVDHPLLGRRLAGAEPTWEVRLDPESTPYLRDHRIQGNALFPAAGYLEMAAQAVRTLSGGAQTALAEVELRKALFLPEDRPPTVRLSFAAGSAAFAVTTVSETEPSVHATGTVRTGQPRPLAGPLDADAVRARATAHRTGPECYAALAELGYHYGPAFQGIEEVWIGPDEALARVRLPAAAGGGGAGHQMHPVLLDSCFQTLLTPTILEERREGAGVRLPLAIGEVRLAQVDDRPVWVRATVTERTPERLVGELTIHGDDGAPLGAVSGFRAEDVERAGGTVTTATVDSWLCTADWSELPTLAVESAAVPRRLLVFADAPGGVGDALAKLVAEQGGHCELVRPGGAYRRDPVTGESVLAPGSAEELARLFAETGGGFDAVLHLWDTEPPASDPAGPLPADASAGAYRLVVLARQLLADGGSGRLHLVTRGTQAVLAGDRVTPLGARAWGLGRVLGHQELTDWRGKLIDLAALAPAEPRVEAEALLAEIASADEDEVALRGGRRFTCRLRPAEGLTRPLPLRLRADGCYLVTGAFGALGRLLCRTLATRGARRLVLLGRTPLPARADWRDPRLSPDAAERVRFVRELEALGVQVLVAAVDVTDEAAVAGWLAEHRAQALPPIRGVFHLAGQVRDTLVPEMDRAAFDAVHDPKVRGAWALHRRLADEPLEHFVLFASVAAWLPTAGQTNYAAGNAFLDALAHHRRALGLPALSVDWGPWATGMIEELGLVDHYRHSRGMSSLSPEAGMAVLERIIGQDVAQLLVATVVDWPTFLAWYPTPPRLVEELAAAGETTGHGESGSFLDAFGAADEAERGRLLTERFTAVVGAVLRVPADRFDPELSLQLLGLDSLLAMELRARLHTELGVALPVVALLGGASARELMERLGDALLERLAGRGAEVASAAVEVYTDESRYPLTQNQKALWFLKQLNPEGFAYNIGGAVEVRAELDPALMLEAYRRLLARHPSLRANFALRDGVPEARISPEAREDSAIFDVAGQPWEAIYQLIIREYRRPYDLERDPLVRLRLLRRADDRWIITKAVHHIVSDAISTFVFIEELLAVYEDLRQGGAGELEPLTTRYLDFLNWQNAFLAGPEAERMFAYWRDRLPAETPVLELPTDRPRPPVQTHNGASEFFVLDAELSARTHALATEHNTTVFMVLLATYYLLLHRYSGQERIVVGSPVTGRTEEEFASVYGYFVNPLPLTADLSGQPTVAELLAQVRETVLGGLDHQEYPFTLLVERLGLRHDPSRSAVFQAMFILLHHKVATERYGYRLEYIELPEEEGQFDLTLSAYEEAADGRFHCVLKYNSDLFGAETVRRMADHYTQLLDGLTRARGEASTARLPMLGAAERRRLLTEFSGAGQRVDCAEPVHRLFERAVAQGPDRVAVVAPAESGAVRRLTYRELEGRANVVAHRLREHGVVRGTVVALCLPKSPELLVALLAVLKAGGAYLPLDPEYPAERLAYMARAAGAARTLVGDGSTLELPGAVVPLSTLEEPVAHDPGPPVGEGDAPDSPAYVIYTSGSTGRPKAVAVSHRNLASAYAGWRAEYRLESEVSVHLQMASPSFDVFTGDTVRALCSGGRLVLVGRELLFNAASLYRTMRQERVDCAEFVPVVARALLAHCEATGERLDFLRLLVVGSDSWKVGEYRRLRSLAGPDTRVVNSYGVTEAAVDSSWFEGEADELDPHRMVPIGRPFPGSELYVLDGRGEPVPPGVTGELWIGGTGVALGYVGDPELTAERFVSGLLGGDERLYRTGDLASFDAEGRVWLVGRADSQVKVRGHRIEPGEVEARLLAGPGVAQAVVAVRPDAAGEPTLCGYWVPAPEAGSGPENAAELRRWLASALPTFMIPTHLLALERLPLTPNGKVDTAALPAPRTSGDEVEYEAPVTLYEERMAERWRQLLGVERVGLRHDFFAVGGSSVRLIELIHLLQGEFQISIPVSQLFKVTTLHGMAGALEAIVTGRTGGAKPYLRFNLDREPAVFCFPPAGGHGLVYRRLAGALPEWQLVGFNYLTGDDKVARYADLVTELRPEGPLDLLGYSLGGNLAFEVAKVLEARGRRVRRVVLVDSPRVAAPYPLSEQAVAAFEEELHDHLRRHTGSRGVADETRRQARDYLEFASRTANVGTVAAVLGVISEQDNAALYAVEAPGSWHGSSTTRTVVLRGAGRHAELLDAERVGDNAELVRGLLTGEAPA